The following proteins come from a genomic window of Salvia hispanica cultivar TCC Black 2014 chromosome 4, UniMelb_Shisp_WGS_1.0, whole genome shotgun sequence:
- the LOC125224548 gene encoding uncharacterized protein LOC125224548 — MENSLATESFSYSWLTHTPPPPPPNLRQIEYDDNFRFIVPTSPKFVNAGDIFSDGQIMPVYATGKSPGTEAASVPGRNRYYILAKWRRSLHKWLWYVHKRLRCSRKRSRVDDLQRKVMNFGDFDYGDEFCCLKIDKSPTSMSPCRSSCDVDDNSITEAILYCKKSIEK; from the exons ATGGAGAACTCATTAGCCACAGAGAGCTTCTCCTACAGCTGGCTTACACacacaccaccaccaccacctcccaACCTCAGACAAATCGAATACGACGACAACTTCCGCTTCATCGTCCCTACATCTCCCAAATTTGTGAATGCGGGCGACATATTCTCGGACGGGCAAATCATGCCTGTGTATGCCACGGGAAAATCACCGGGAACGGAGGCAGCCTCCGTTCCCGGCAGAAACCGTTATTACATCCTCGCCAAGTGGCGGAGATCTTTGCACAAGTGGTTATGGTACGTGCATAAGAGACTACGTTGCTCGAGGAAGAGAAGCCGAGTCGATGATCTTCAACGGAAGGTGATGAATTTTGGTGATTTTGATTATGGTGATGAATTTTGTTGTCTGAAAATAGACAAGAGTCCGACTTCAATGAGCCCATGCCGCTCTAGTTGTGATGTAGATGACAACTCAATCACGGAAGCTATTCTCTATTGCAAAAAATCAATag aaaaataa